The genomic segment GGTGAACAGCTGTTTGGCACAGATGCGCTCCCAAACTCAGTGACACTGCTCCTGAGCCAGCAGAGGCCTCACTATCTGCGGAGATAAGGCTTCTTAATAGCACGTGTACTATGGCACCAAACCAACAGACGGCATTCCTCACTGATGTCTGAGGTCACCGCGTTACTTCTGCACAGCCGTGCTCTACTTTAATTAGCCCTCCTGTACGTGCGCTGCCGGCCAACTCATTCACTGGTCTAATTTCACTTCATGTCTGGTGtgaaaaatatacaaacatCCAACCTTGGTAGTTACACACAGCTTGTTGTGTTCACAAGAGATTATGTTGTGCACATTGCATTTATCTGAATAGATTGAATTTGCATATTTCTACAAAATCCTTGCCTGCGCAAATATGAAATCCAGTTgtcagcagcagaatattaaagatattgtgttgTTTCCGTCCTCAGCTCGGCCGGGCGGTGACTGGATGGGCGCAGAGGGCCTTCCAGAGCACTTCGAGCGCAGCAGCTGCACAGTCCCAGCGTGCATTGGACGAAGAACATGTTACTGAGCCCCTGCAGCAGGAGTGTCCTGTGTGCAGTTACAATGAATGGGACCCTCTGGAGGAGGTGATCGTGGGTCGTGCTGAGAACGCCCACGTGCCTCCCTTCACTGTggaagtgaaagtaagccagaCCGTCAAGATGAcatctgtgtgcatgtttcCAAAACTGTAACATGACGCCTCACTTTAACTGTGAGACTGACTCCATGTTGTTACACTGTGAACCTCTCAACAGGCTAACACATATGAGAAGCACTGGCCCTTCTACCAGCAGTACGGGGGCCAGTCTTTCCCTGAGGACCACTTGAAAAAAGCTGTAGCCGAGATTGAAGAAATGTGCAATATTCTGCGTCACGAGGGCGTCACTGTGAGGAGGCCAGAACCACTAGACTGGTCCATGGAGTACACAACTCCAGACTTCACCTCATCAGGTAAAGATAATGCATAAAGCAGAGGTGTAAGTCACTTATAACCCCATTCTTGGTACCTACTCCtcattggggtttttttggctACTGTGGTTTATTGCAGAATCATCTTTTGCACATAAGATGTACAATAAGTGTATtaaatatgacacatttttataGATTGAAGTGCACAAACGTGTGTTTAACTGTTAAAATGAGCTCCCACTGAAGCACTTACAACTGTTCACTAATAAATGTCCATTAATATAACAAGTGCTGAAAAAAGTACTCAACAGTGGAGTAAACAACAAAAGTCACCCATACAGTACTACTTTAGAAAAAGTATCTGATATGCAACAGATGTACTGCTAGAAAAATGTAATGACATACAAAGTACCATATGTTCTACAACgtaatttctttatttgattgCTGATACCATAAATGAATTTCAAACATTGCTattctggctctgatgcaacatgtaatctgcagagtaactagtaactaaactTATCACTTGAGTAGAAGTGGAgtgaaaatacaatatttgcttccaaaatgtagtggaatggaagtataaagtagcagaaaatggaatacTCAAGTAGAGTAGAAGTACTCTAAACTGTACTTAAATGcagtaattgagtaaatgtgtttagctacattccatcactgaataTAATTATGTAATAGTAATAACAAGGCCTATTCTGCATAAACATTTGCTTTTGATACTTTAGGTACATTTTGTTGTGTATAAGACTTGTAATAGAGTACTTCAATGGTGTAAGACttcttttacttaagtaaataaTCTGACTACTCTCACATTTATCTGTGTATGAAAACAGTTGCATGTTTGAAATATTCTCTCTAATCTGACTGTGTGTTGCTGAATCTGTTGCAGGTATGTACGCTGCCATGCCCAGAGACATCCTCATGGTGGTGGGGAATGAAATCATCGAGGCTCCTATGGCCTGGAGGGCTCGCTTCTTTGAGTACCGAGCTTACAGACCTTTGATCAAGGAGTACTTCAGAAAAGGTGCTAAATGGACCACAGCTCCCAAACCCACGATGGCCAACGATCTGTATGATCAGGTGAGGCTTTATCTTGTGAGATTAAAGTAATACGTGCATTCAGACACCTTAGCTCTGTTCTTATCACCCCTGACCTCTTTGACTCGTGCTATCTATTGCACTGTCAACAGACATGTGCTTAACTGCTGGAGTGTTGATCATTATTGTGTCACTCAGGACTACCCCATACGCACAGTGGAGGACAGACACATTCTGGCCGCCCAGGGGAAGTTCGTGACTACAGAGCACGAGCCCTGCTTCGATGCAGCAGATTTCATCAGAGCTGGGAGGGATCTTTTCGTCCAGAGGAGTCAGGTACAAACACTGTCTGCCACATGATGGGGAGAAATTCCTCATTCTTATCCAACAATCGAGACACATTCTGCTACTGCTTGAACAGTAGACGACATTTAGAAGTCGCAGTGTGCAAGTGGACACTCAAAAACATGCTGTGCTTTCATCTGATGATATAACCCTCAAACCTCTTGTTTATTTCCTTCTGCAGGTTACAAATTTCATGGGAATTGAGTGGATGCGTCGTCATCTGGCCCCAGACTACAAGGTCCACATTATCTCCTTCAAGGACCCGAACCCCATGCACATCGATGCCACGTTTAACATCATCGGGCCGGGACTGGTGCTGTCAAACCCTGATCGCCCGTGCAACCAGGTACTGCCAGACAGGAGAGTCTGCTTATCTTTTATTACCGTGCGCTCTGCTGCCCTCTTGTGGACTTTAACTTCATAAACAACACATGTTCACCTCTGCTCTTTGTCCCTTCACCTCAGGTTGACATGTTCAAGAAGGCCGGCTGGACTATTGTGAAACCACCAACACCTTTGATTCCTGATAGTGGGTTTTTGATCTAAGACTTATCTTATCCTGCGTCAGCATAATGCTTTGATTTTCTTGCTGTACAAAAAACACTCTCCTTTTTCTGTGCAGACCACCCGCTGTGGATGTCCTCTAAGTGGCTGTCCATGAACGTCCTGATGTTGGGTGAGAAGCGTGTCATGGTTGATGCCAACGAGAGCACCATTCACAAAATGTTTGAGGGTCTCGGTGAGTTCGTACTCAAGTTATTACATCTCTTTTTGGCATCATTTTCAGgcctgcaactaatgattattgtcattagtAATTCATCTGTCGATCATCTTCAATCATTCGGTCCATAAGATGTCAAATGTGACGggttgaaaataaatcatctttGTTATTATTGCTTGAAAAAATTACTTTAGAAACAAGTCAGTTAGCAAAATAGTTGCAGATGAGTTTCTGAAGTAATCGTTTTATCAATGAAACATTTCATGTCTTCTTGTTCCTGACACCTCCTGGAGCTGACATCTCTCACAGTCTTTAttacagggctgcaactaacaattatgtTCAGTGCTAATTAATCTGCCAATTGTTTTCTCGATGAATCGTCAGATtgtcagaacattttgaaaaatgttggtCAATTTTTTCCAAAGCCCAACATGACattctcaaatgtcttgttttgtccacaccctaaagatattcagtttactgtcatcgAGGAAGACATTTTGGACATTTCCTATTCCTATAACTGTAGACTAACTGATTAATCAACCAATTTTTGCAGCTCTAATCATTTTACACTCTTAAGATTATTTTCAACAGAAACTTTGAGTTAGTCTATGCTCTGACAGATAAAACAAAACCAGGAAACTCAGAGAGACAATTCATCAGAATAAAAGCCAAACACAAGTTAAAACAGGAACGCAAGTTTAGTTAAGTAGCGCCATTTAGAAACAaggcaattcaaagtgctttacagcgATTtagaaatgcatttaaaaaaatgaaggcaTTAAATCCTGTCGAGATCAAACTCAAAAAACAATAGTGGGCAGTATGTCACCAGAAGACTGAGTTTTAAGAGGTGATTTAAAGGAAGTTACTGATTTTGTGAGCCGTATCTCATCAGGTCGATCGCTCCAAAGGCAACAAGTCCTGATTGCAAAAGCACGATAACCTTTAGATTTCAGACTTTGAAACGGCCAGAAGGGCCACGCCTGAGGTATGAAGGCTGTGAACGGACTGTCTGCTATTGAGGGCAAGACCCAGCGAGCTTTGAGTGATCGGtcaaatcttaaaatcaattctgaaTCAGACAGGGAGCCGATAGATAGCAGCCAGGATTGGTGATGGCGACAGAGAGACCTTTGGTGTATGTCAGACCGGAGGGGAAAATGCATCCATGAGTTACTTTTCCAGAGTGTGACAGCATTGGTAGGATTGCGGAGACGGTTCTTACTGGTCAATCTTATGAATGAAATACTCTGTAATTCAAGGTTCATTCTCAGAAAACAAAGCCCTCTATGTTGCGCAGCCCTCCtgactgtaaatgtgttttttgttgcagGTATCCAGACCATAAAGGTGAACATTCGTCATGCCAATTCCCTGGGTGGTGGCTTCCACTGCTGGACAACCGATGTCCGCCGCCGTGGTACCCTGCAGTCCTACTTCCACTAGCCTTGCCAGAAATAGGCAGTTTTTATTGAGCTTTGAAGATTTTAGCCTAAATCCCAAATCTTAATAGCAGTCTAATGATCAAATCTTTATTGTCCGTGAATCAAGTCTACGCATGTGTGTTTGGGTTTCACCTGCTGCAGAGTAAACAAGTGTAACATGAACTAGTGATGAGGTGATCTCAGGATGCCCGCTGGCATCTGCATTGGGTCTTTATGTCTTAAATGAACACGTTTGAATTGTTTTGATTTGACACCGCTGCCTTTTTTGCTTTGTTCAGATATACGCTCAATTAGCAACAAATGAACATGACTTTACCTAAATCAGTAATCTCAATATCAACTGCATTTCTGGCCTGGCTATTGTGAAGCTGCATAGTTTATGACTTATACATCTGAAGGTCATAACTTCGAGGACAAGGTACAATTTGGTATGTGATATTCATCAGATAAGGGCACAGGAGGAGAGATGCTACCTCCTCTTTAAAAGTCCGTAACCATGATTTTATCTTTTACCaaagtatttttatatttaaaagaaTGTATAAAAGTCGTTACGTAGGTCATTAATCAATATTGATTTCTTTTCACTGGTATATTATTAAAgtattattcatatttttcataCTCTTTATTGGATTTCCCGTCAAATagatgtttttatatatttacttaAAAAGTATGCGGTCCATATCAGATGTTGTATACCTTCTGCCTCTGCTGTTTTCTTCTACTGTTAACTGGGCCAGTTATATGCTGCTAGTCATTCTCAGTGCTTGGctgcttatgtgtgtgtgcaacgcAAAAGTgccttaaaaactgttttgttgtgaagatttgtgttttataATTCCTTTGCTGCATAGACAGTTGGATTTAAGGATGGTGACCTCTTCAAGGCTGCcttgatttttcttttgaaacAATGAATTCAGGGGAAGTTACAGCTTAACAGAGGAGTGCACGCGATGTTTTGTAATATGCAACattattaaatgtaattaaagagagttgcgtgtgATTTTGTGgttgtgtatttctttttgaTTATAGTATTTTATCATTTAGAGAGCCTCTTCCCACAGCTTTTCTGACACATACATgagaaatacatcaaaacatgCAGAATCATCAAGTGTGGAATGACTTTTggtcaccatttttttttcgcCACAATtggaaaaaatgcaaaaacaattaGCTCAAACCTGACCCTCTTTGAGGCCTTGTTGTCTCGCCATACCTTAACATAGAAAAGTGATTCAATGTTTGAATAAGTCACCAGAGTTGGGACTTTACTGGCCTGAATgcacattttgatttttgacTTGGTTTATGAGCAATCGCAGTTTATTTTTGGAGGCATCTTTGGTCCGTTATCAGATTTTATAA from the Sparus aurata chromosome 4, fSpaAur1.1, whole genome shotgun sequence genome contains:
- the gatm gene encoding glycine amidinotransferase, mitochondrial isoform X1, encoding MLRVRCLRGGSRGAEAAHLIGAMLGRAVTGWAQRAFQSTSSAAAAQSQRALDEEHVTEPLQQECPVCSYNEWDPLEEVIVGRAENAHVPPFTVEVKANTYEKHWPFYQQYGGQSFPEDHLKKAVAEIEEMCNILRHEGVTVRRPEPLDWSMEYTTPDFTSSGMYAAMPRDILMVVGNEIIEAPMAWRARFFEYRAYRPLIKEYFRKGAKWTTAPKPTMANDLYDQDYPIRTVEDRHILAAQGKFVTTEHEPCFDAADFIRAGRDLFVQRSQVTNFMGIEWMRRHLAPDYKVHIISFKDPNPMHIDATFNIIGPGLVLSNPDRPCNQVDMFKKAGWTIVKPPTPLIPDNHPLWMSSKWLSMNVLMLGEKRVMVDANESTIHKMFEGLGIQTIKVNIRHANSLGGGFHCWTTDVRRRGTLQSYFH
- the gatm gene encoding glycine amidinotransferase, mitochondrial isoform X2 translates to MCNILRHEGVTVRRPEPLDWSMEYTTPDFTSSGMYAAMPRDILMVVGNEIIEAPMAWRARFFEYRAYRPLIKEYFRKGAKWTTAPKPTMANDLYDQDYPIRTVEDRHILAAQGKFVTTEHEPCFDAADFIRAGRDLFVQRSQVTNFMGIEWMRRHLAPDYKVHIISFKDPNPMHIDATFNIIGPGLVLSNPDRPCNQVDMFKKAGWTIVKPPTPLIPDNHPLWMSSKWLSMNVLMLGEKRVMVDANESTIHKMFEGLGIQTIKVNIRHANSLGGGFHCWTTDVRRRGTLQSYFH